The Cervus canadensis isolate Bull #8, Minnesota chromosome X, ASM1932006v1, whole genome shotgun sequence genome contains a region encoding:
- the GSPT2 gene encoding eukaryotic peptide chain release factor GTP-binding subunit ERF3B, whose product MDLGSSSSSDSAPDCWDQVDMEAPGLAPSGDRASSALAAAAAEVQHEPLSSAFSRQLNINAKPFVPNVHAAEFVPAFLRGPSQPQTPPNDAPGFYETCTGAGDPQGKRLGRGAPVEHSKEEQLLWREGSNSAVTMELSEPVVENGEVEMVLEESWEHNKEVSEAEPGGSSLGDSGPPEESGQEMMEKEEIRKSKSVVVPSGAPKKEHVNVVFIGHVDAGKSTIGGQIMFLTGMVDKRTLEKYEREAKEKNRETWYLSWALDTNQEERDKGKTVEVGRAYFETEKKHFTILDAPGHKSFVPNMIGGASQADLAVLVISARKGEFETGFEKGGQTREHAMLAKTAGVKYLIVLINKMDDPTVNWSIERYEECKEKLVPFLKKVGFSPKKDIHFMPCSGLTGANIKEQSDLCPWYTGLPFIPYLDNMPNFNRSIDGPIRLPIVDKYKDMGTVVLGKLESGSIFKGQQLVMMPNKHNVEVLGILSDDAETDYVAPGENLKIRLKGIEEEEILPGFILCDPTNLCHSGRTFDVQIVIIEHKSIICPGYNAVLHIHTCIEEVEITALISLVDKKSGEKSKTRPRFVKQDQVCIARLRTAGTICLETFKDFPQMGRFTLRDEGKTIAIGKVLKLVPEKD is encoded by the coding sequence ATGGAtttgggcagcagcagcagcagcgactcGGCTCCCGACTGCTGGGACCAGGTGGACATGGAAGCACCGGGTTTGGCCCCGAGCGGGGACCGAGCCTCCTCGGCGTTGGCGGCGGCCGCCGCGGAGGTCCAGCATGAGCCCCTCAGCTCGGCCTTCAGCCGTCAGCTCAACATCAACGCCAAACCCTTCGTGCCTAACGTCCACGCCGCGGAGTTCGTGCCGGCCTTCCTGCGGGGCCCGAGCCAGCCGCAGACCCCCCCGAACGACGCCCCCGGCTTCTATGAAACCTGTACAGGCGCGGGCGACCCTCAAGGTAAAAGGCTGGGACGGGGGGCACCTGTGGAACATTCCAAAGAGGAACAGTTATTGTGGCGTGAAGGTTCCAATTCAGCCGTTACCATGGAACTTTCAGAACCTGTTGTAGAAAATGGAGAGGTGGAGATGGTTTTAGAAGAGTCATGGGAGCACAATAAAGAAGTAAGTGAAGCCGAGCCAGGGGGTAGTTCCTTGGGAGATTCGGGGCCCCCAGAAGAAAGTGGCCAGGAAATGATGgagaaagaggaaatcagaaaatcgAAATCTGTGGTCGTACCCTCAGGTGCTCCTAAAAAAGAACACGTAAATGTGGTATTCATTGGGCATGTCGATGCCGGGAAGTCAACCATTGGAGGACAGATCATGTTTTTGACAGGAATGGTTGACAAAAGAACACTTGAGAAATatgaaagagaagctaaagaaaaaaacagagaaacttgGTATTTGTCCTGGGCCTTAGATACAAACCAGGAAGAACGAGACAAGGGTAAAACAGTAGAAGTGGGTCGTGCCTATTTTGAgactgaaaagaaacattttacaattttagATGCCCCTGGCCATAAGAGTTTTGTCCCAAATATGATTGGTGGTGCTTCTCAAGCTGATTTGGCTGTACTGGTGATCTCTGCCAGGAAAGGAGAGTTTGAGACTGGATTTGAAAAAGGTGGACAGACAAGAGAACATGCAATGTTGGCAAAAACGGCAGGGGTGAAATACTTGATAGTGCTTATTAATAAGATGGATGATCCCACAGTAAATTGGAGCATTGAGAGATATGAAGAATGTAAAGAAAAGCTAGTGCCCTTTTTGAAAAAAGTCGGCTTTAGTCCCAAAAAGGACATTCACTTTATGCCCTGCTCAGGGCTGACCGGGGCAAATATTAAAGAGCAATCAGATTTGTGCCCTTGGTACACTGGATTACCATTCATTCCATATCTGGATAATATGCCAAACTTCAACAGATCCATTGATGGACCAATTAGACTGCCAATTGTGGATAAGTACAAGGATATGGGCACTGTGGTCCTGGGAAAGCTGGAATCAGGATCCATTTTTAAAGGCCAGCAGCTTGTGATGATGCCAAACAAGCACAATGTGGAAGTTCTTGGAATACTTTCTGATGATGCTGAAACTGATTATGTAGCCCCGGGTGAAAACCTTAAAATCAGACTGAAGGGAATTGAAGAAGAAGAGATTCTTCCAGGATTCATACTCTGTGATCCTACTAATCTTTGCCATTCTGGACGCACATTTGATGTTCAGATAGTGATTATTGAGCACAAGTCCATCATCTGTCCAGGTTATAATGCAGTGCTGCACATTCATACTTGTATTGAGGAAGTTGAGATAACAGCCTTAATCTCCTTGGTAGATAAAAAATCAGGAGAAAAGAGTAAGACACGGCCCCGCTTCGTGAAGCAAGATCAAGTGTGCATTGCCCGTTTAAGGACAGCAGGAACTATCTGCCTTGAGACATTCAAAGATTTTCCTCAGATGGGTCGTTTTACTTTAAGAGATGAGGGTAAGACCATTGCAATTGGCAAAGTTCTGAAACTAGTCCCAGAGAAGGACTAA